One genomic region from Populus nigra chromosome 8, ddPopNigr1.1, whole genome shotgun sequence encodes:
- the LOC133700912 gene encoding GSH-induced LITAF domain protein-like, with product MGQQDQPVVGVPYYAGQNPYQAGAIPPNAIVGDPKGIPIQQTMYRDTPAPFNCVYCGNSGVTFVRSKPSLAAVVGCMMPLMLGFCFLCPSMDCLWHKYHYCPSCKEKVANFEKSDPCAVMDPPHWTQESFALPA from the exons ATGGGGCAACAAGACCAGCCTGTCGTCGGAGTTCCTTACTACGCCGGCCAGAACCCTTACCAAGCCGGAGCTATACCGCCAAACGCAATCGTCGGGGATCCGAAGGGAATCCCGATTCAACAGACTATGTATCGCGACACCCCTGCTCCTTTTAACTGCGTTTACTGTGGTAATTCAGGCGTTACCTTCGTTAG ATCAAAGCCTAGTTTGGCAGCTGTTGTTGGTTGCATGATGCCTTTGATGCTTGGTTTTTGCTTTCTTTGCCCTTCTATGGACTGCCTCTGGCACAAGTATCACTACTGTCCAAGCTGCAAAGAAAAG GTTGCGAACTTTGAGAAATCAGATCCTTGTGCGGTGATGGATCCTCCTCACTGGACACAGGAGAGCTTCGCATTGCCTGCATaa